The Bacillus sp. F19 DNA segment TGATTTTGCTGATGTTTCAAGGCAAAAGCTCTGAAGCTGGAGTTTCTTCTTTTCAGGCTTTATCAATTGCCTTATCAGGCCGTGTAGGAACAGGTAATATTGCCGGCGTTGCTACTGCAATCGGTTTCGGCGGTCCGGGAGCTGTTTTCTGGATGTGGGCAATTGCATTTATTGGTGCTTCAAGCGCATTTGTTGAATCCACTCTTGCTCAAATTTATAAAGTAAAGCAAGATGGACAATACCGCGGGGGGCCGGCATACTATATTGAAAAAGGTACTGGATGGAAATGGTATGGCATTACATTCGCCTTGGCTGCCTTGCTTGCTATGAGTCTATTAATGCCTGGAGTTCAATCAAATTCGATTGCGCTTGGTCTTGATAATGCTTTTGGGCTGAACCCCGTCTATACTGGTGTGGGACTTGTTATTGTATTGGCACTTATTATTTTTGGAGGAGTCAAAAGAATTGCGAATGTTGCTCAGTTCGTTGTTCCTTTTATGGCCCTCGGATATATTCTTGTATCACTTATCATTATCGCCGCAAATATAACAGAGGTTCCTGCTGTTTTTGCTCTTATTTTTAAAAGTGCATTTGCATTAGATTCTGCTTTTGGCGGCATCGTTGGTATGGCAATTGCATGGGGAGTTAAGCGCGGTATTTATTCCAATGAAGCGGGGCAAGGTACCGGAGCTCATCCTGCAGCTGCAGCTGAAGTTTCCCACCCTGCCAAGCAAGGCTTAGTTCAAGCATTCTCCGTTTATATTGACACGCTTTTTGTATGTTCCGCTACAGCCTTTATGATTCTTTTTACAGGAATGTATAATACACAAGATCCTGAAGGCAATTTTATTGTGAACGAACTGGGAGCTAAAGTTGAGCCAGGTCCGGTGTTTACTCAGGCAGCAGTTGAATCTGTCATACCGATTCCGGGATTTGGCTCTGGATTCGTTGCGATATCCTTATTATTCTTTGCGTTCACGACTATTATGGCTTATTACTATATTGCTGAGACAAATATTGCCTACTTAACACGCGGGAAAAGCAATAAAGTTCCCATGTTCTTATTAAAAGTTGTTTTGCTCGGCGCAACATTTTACGGTTCAGTTAAAACAGCATCCTTAGCTTGGGCATTAGGGGATGTCGGCCTCGGAATTATGGTATGGCTGAACTTAATTGCGATAATAATCCTTGCTAAACCTGCTCTTTTATCTCTAAAAGATTATGAGGAGCAAAAGAAACAAGGGCTTGATCCGGTATTCGACCCTGTAAAACTCGGCATTAAAAATGCAGACTATTGGGAAAATGAATATATATATGAAGGGCCCGATTCTGCACCTAAACTTGATAAGAAGAATCGCTCAATAAGTTCATAAGATTTGAAATGGCCTCTTGTTTACCAAGAGGTCTATTTTTTGTGCGATTCCTGTAATTGAGCATATTTTTTAATTAGAGAAACATAAATCTAAATATTCAAATTTTAACCAATAAGGAGTATGATAGAATAGATGAAATTCAAGATATTAGTCCAGCTAAATATGTACATAGAATGTTGCAACGTTTGGAGGCAGCCACATGTCGAAAGTATTTTCTTTGCTAAAGCCTTACCGTCTTGCGATGGGTGTGGCCCTGACCCTGATGCTGATTGAGCTTGGGGTAGAGCTGTTGCATCCGCTGTTAATGGCGAAAATAATTGATGATGGCATTTTGAAAAATGATTTATCAGTTGTCATCTATTGGGGAAGCGTCATGGTTGGGATTTCAATTGCGGCTTTTGCTGCAGGTGTGACGAATTCCTTTTACGCGGCTCACGTCAGTCAGAGCTTTGGGTAT contains these protein-coding regions:
- a CDS encoding alanine:cation symporter family protein, producing MEAFVTSLNGILWSTPVIYTILAIGLIFSILTRFLQVRHIKDMILLMFQGKSSEAGVSSFQALSIALSGRVGTGNIAGVATAIGFGGPGAVFWMWAIAFIGASSAFVESTLAQIYKVKQDGQYRGGPAYYIEKGTGWKWYGITFALAALLAMSLLMPGVQSNSIALGLDNAFGLNPVYTGVGLVIVLALIIFGGVKRIANVAQFVVPFMALGYILVSLIIIAANITEVPAVFALIFKSAFALDSAFGGIVGMAIAWGVKRGIYSNEAGQGTGAHPAAAAEVSHPAKQGLVQAFSVYIDTLFVCSATAFMILFTGMYNTQDPEGNFIVNELGAKVEPGPVFTQAAVESVIPIPGFGSGFVAISLLFFAFTTIMAYYYIAETNIAYLTRGKSNKVPMFLLKVVLLGATFYGSVKTASLAWALGDVGLGIMVWLNLIAIIILAKPALLSLKDYEEQKKQGLDPVFDPVKLGIKNADYWENEYIYEGPDSAPKLDKKNRSISS